A genomic window from Chaetodon auriga isolate fChaAug3 chromosome 13, fChaAug3.hap1, whole genome shotgun sequence includes:
- the cyp27a3 gene encoding cytochrome P450, producing MTVKVHSRLGGLELSVLRCAVSLHARSHSYQPPRHRDTHRDYHTSLDLTLCGKQTVYAVKMLRKSLINIGPRVIRPQHQGLQRVTVNYEDFRRRDASSISSTTNTVEDNNVRLKTMDDLGGPGFMASLNWLFVKGYFKTTQQLQIEQSKVYGPLWKTKYGPLVVVNVANADLIEQVLRQEGRHPVRTDMPHWRTYRELRNQAQGPLTEMGPKWQRIRSILNPRMLKPKHVSSYSNIINEVVTDFIERVAWLRETSGGGVMVNDLAGELYKFAFEGICSVLFEQRLGCMKEVVPEETQKFIFSVGEMFRLSPIIVLFPKSTWPYLPFWKQFVAAWDYLFKVADDLVQKKMQEIQEKVHLKQDVEGAYLTHLLLTDQMTVTEILGSMTELLLAGVDTTSNTVSWSLYLLAKDPEIQEKLYQEVISVCPGDKVPNSDDIVHMPYLKAIIRETLRLYPVVPGNARLTVDSEIVVGGYIFPKQTLFHLCHYSVSYDENIFPDPHTFMPQRWLRGAEKSKQHPFGSVPFGFGIRACLGRRVAELEMYLLLSRLIKHFEVRPDPAGTTVTPITRTLLCPAEPINLQFLDRKARQEEPRAAAGVSL from the exons ATGACAGTTAAAGTCCACAGTCGGCTCGGAGGCTTGGAGCTGTCAGTGCTCCGCTGCGCTGTGTCACTGCACGCAAGGAGCCACTCTTATCAGCCTCCAcgtcacagagacacacaccgGGACTATCACACGTCTTTGGATCTCACACTCTGCGGAAAACAGACGGTCTACGCGGTTAAAATGCTCAGGAAGTCTCTGATAAACATCGGACCGCGAGTGATCCGTCCGCAGCATCAGGGGCTTCAGAGGGTTACAGTGAATTATGAGGACTTCCGCCGCCGCGACGcatcctccatctcttccacGACCAACACAGTGGAGGACAACAACGTCAGACTGAAGACTATGGACGATTTAGGCGGACCAGGTTTCATGGCCTCCTTAAACTGGCTCTTTGTGAAGGGGTATTTCAAGACGACGCAACAGTTGCAA ATTGAGCAGAGCAAAGTCTACGGCCCTCTGTGGAAGACAAAGTATGGCCCTCTGGTCGTGGTGAACGTGGCCAATGCTGACCTGATAGAGCAGGTGCTGAGGCAGGAGGGGAGACACCCGGTCCGGACAGACATGCCCCACTGGAGGACCTACAGAGAGCTCAGAAACCAGGCCCAAGGCCCCCTGACAGA AATGGGGCCCAAGTGGCAGCGCATCCGCAGCATCCTGAATCCTCGGATGTTGAAGCCCAAACACGTCTCCTCGTACTCTAACATCATTAACGAGGTGGTGACAGACTTCATCGAAAGAGTGGCCTGGCTGAGGGAAACCAGCGGCGGGGGAGTGATGGTGAATGACCTGGCTGGAGAACTCTACAAATTTGCTTTTGAAG GTATCTGTTCAGTGTTGTTTGAGCAGCGTCTGGGCTGCATGAAGGAGGTGGTGCCTGAGGAAACCCAGAAGTTCATCTTCTCCGTGGGGGAAATGTTCCGGCTCTCCCCAATCATCGTCTTGTTCCCCAAGTCCACCTGGCCCTACCTGCCTTTCTGGAAACAGTTTGTGGCAGCCTGGGATTATCTCTTCAAAGTTG CTGATGACTTGGTGCAGAAAAAGATGCAGGAGATCCAGGAGAAGGTGCACCTGAAGCAGGACGTGGAGGGAGCGTAcctcacacacctgctgctcacTGATCAGATGACGGTCACTGAGATCCTGGGCAGCATGACTGAACTCCTGCTGGCAGGAGTCGACACA acCTCCAATACTGTCTCATGGTCTCTGTACCTCTTGGCGAAGGATCCGGAGATCCAAGAGAAGTTATACCAGGAAGTGATAAGTGTTTGTCCTGGAGACAAGGTGCCAAACAGTGATGACATTGTTCACATGCCGTATCTGAAGGCCATCATCAGAGAGACACTGCG GTTGTATCCAGTGGTGCCAGGAAACGCCCGTCTCACTGTTGACAGTGAGATTGTGGTTGGAGGTTATATATTTCCCAAACAG ACGCTGTTCCACCTGTGCCACTACAGTGTGTCCTATGATGAGAATATATTCCCTGACCCCCACACCTTCATGCCGCAGCGCTGGCTGCGAGGAGCAGAGAAGTCCAAGCAGCACCCGTTTGGCTCGGTGCCTTTCGGTTTTGGAATCCGGGCCTGCCTGGGCAGGCGAGTGGCTGAGCTGGAGATGTATCTCCTCCTGTCCAGG ttGATAAAACACTTCGAGGTGAGGCCGGATCCTGCCGGAACCACAGTGACGCCCATCACCAGGACGCTGCTTTGTCCTGCTGAGCCAATCAACCTGCAGTTTCTGGACAGAAAGGCCAGGCAGGAGGAACCGAGAGCCGCGGCAGGAGTTTCTCTGTGA
- the slc15a2 gene encoding solute carrier family 15 member 2: MTKKLCGTNYPTSICFIVVNEFCERFSYYGMKALLTLYFITYLHWDKDLSTAVYHAFGSLCYFTPILGALIADSWLGKYKTIIYLSIIYVIGHVVKSVGAIPSVGNNEVHIALSMLGLILIALGTGGIKPCVAAFGGDQFDEENNKERQKFFSIFYMSINAGSFLSTVITPILRSDVQCFGGDCYALAFGVPAALMVVALVVFIAGSPLYKKNPPQGNILLQVCRCIGFAIRNRWQRRKYESPRKHWLDWAEEKYPRHLIQEIKMVLRVLVLYIPLPMFWALFDQQGSRWTIQAARMNMAFGDSFSIKPDQIQMMNALLILLFVPIFDLIIYPLVGLCRINITPLRKMATGMIFAALAFGAATVVEVNVVKTVVDPAPAGNCLLQVFNLVESDVSLKFPSIEPFPEPIQYLKDPPEYKTIPLEAPSKVLPISVTSNGKTSECYHLVFQEKAYSLILFAETTGIQCKLVEDNIMKNETGNPFLRFLNALPETIDLTVGDATFFVLSDGMSPTQPVERAEYSDVSCSLESKKCSNLDLGLLDFGASYTVILVEQSGNIVPHKMEDVKANNVHIAWQIPQYALITCGEVLFSITGLEFSYSQAPANMKSVLQGGWLLTVAFGNVIVLIVAEGAGLAQWTEFLLFACLLLGVCIIFSIMAYFYTYVDPEELEKIYAKDSVEEEEDHEDLKKKANDIYMKKTGGSTRL, translated from the exons ATGACTAAG AAACTATGTGGGACCAACTACCCAACCAGCATCTGCTTCATAGTGGTGAATGAGTTCTGTGAACGCTTCTCCTACTATGGCATGAAAG cATTGCTGACGCTCTACTTCATCACCTATCTGCACTGGGACAAGGACCTGTCTACCGCCGTCTACCACGCCTTCGGCAGCCTCTGCTACTTCACGCCCATACTGGGAGCTCTCATTGCCGACTCCTGGCTCGGAAAATACAA GACCATCATCTATCTGTCCATCATCTATGTAATCGGACATGTGGTGAAGTCGGTCGGTGCCATTCCCTCTGTGGGGAACAATGAAGTGCACAT CGCTCTGTCTATGTTGGGTCTGATACTCATAGCCCTCGGCACTGGAGGAATCAAACCGTGCGTGGCAGCATTTGGAGGAGACCAGTTTGACGAGGAGAAT aacaaagagaggcagaagtTCTTCTCCATTTTCTACATGTCAATCAACGCTGGGAGCTTCTTGTCGACTGTGATTACACCCATTCTGAGAA gtgatgtgcagtgttttggtggTGACTGCTACGCTCTGGCCTTTGGGgttcctgcagctctgatggTGGTGGCTTTGG TTGTGTTCATTGCTGGCAGCCCCCTGTACAAGAAGAATCCTCCCCAGGGAAACATTCTGTTGCAAGTCTGCAGATGCATTGGG TTTGCCATCAGAAATCGCTGGCAGAGACGGAAGTATGAGTCTCCGAGGAAGCACTGGTTGGACTGGGCTGAGGAGAAGTATCCG agacaTCTGATCCAGGAGATTAAGATGGTGCTGCGGGTCTTGGTGCTCTACATCCCGTTGCCAATGTTCTGGGCTCTGTTTGATCAGCAG GGTTCCCGCTGGACAATTCAAGCCGCCAGGATGAACATGGCTTTT GGAGATTCCTTCAGTATTAAGCCTGACCAAATACAG ATGATGAATGCTCTGCTGATTCTTCTCTTTGTGCCCATCTTTGACCTCATCATATATCCGCTCGTCGGCCTTTGCAGAATCAACATAAC GCCTCTCAGGAAAATGGCCACAGGGATGATTTTCGCCGCGCTGGCGTTTGGAGCGGCCACAGTGGTGGAGGTGAACGTTGTG AAAACGGTGGTGGATCCTGCCCCTGCAGGGAACTGTCTCCTGCAGGTCTTTAACCTGGTAGAAAGTGATGTCAGTCTGAAGTTCCCCAGCATCGAGCCCTTTCCAGAGCCGATCCAGTACCTTAAG GACCCTCCTGAATATAAGACGATTCCACTGGAGGCGCCCAGCAAGGTGCTGCCGATTAGTGTCACCTCGAATGGAAAAACGTCCGAGTGTTACCACCTGGTTTTCCAAGAGAAGGCTTACAGTCTCATCTTATTCGCTGAAACTACTGGAATCCAGTGCAAACTT GTGGAAGACaacataatgaaaaatgaaactggAAATCCTTTCCTGAG GTTCCTCAACGCACTACCAGAAACAATAGACCTGACTGTTGGAGATGCGACCTTCTTTGTGCTGTCAGATGGCATGTCTCCTACCCAACCTGTGGAGCGGGCAGA ATACTCAGACGTCAGCTGCAGCTTGGAGTCAAAGAAATGCTCTAATCTTGATCTGGGCCTGCTGGACTTCGGAGCCTCCTACACTGTCATACTCGTGGAG caatCAGGTAACATCGTGCCTCACAAGATGGAGGATGTGAAAGCCAACAACGTGCACATTGCCTGGCAGATCCCGCAGTACGCCCTGATAACTTGTGGAGAGGTCCTGTTCTCCATCACAGGCCTGGAGTTCTCCTACTCGCAG gcTCCAGCCAACATGAAGTCAGTCCTGCAGGGCGGCTGGCTGCTCACGGTCGCCTTTGGAAATGTGATAGTGCTGATCGTGGCAGAGGGCGCGGGACTGGCCCAG TGGACGGAATTCCTGCTGTTTGCCTGCCTGCTGTTGGGCGTCTGCATCATCTTCTCCATCATGGCTTACTTCTACACCTACGTTGACCccgaggagctggagaagattTACGCAAAGGAttcagtggaggaggaagaggaccaCGAGGACCTGAAGAAAAAAGCTAATGACATATACATGAAGAAAACGGGGGGCAGCACCAGACTGTAA